The genomic region GTGTATCGCGGCCAGCGGCCCTGGTCGATGATCTCTCTGGCTCGCTGGGCATCCGTGGCCCGCACGAGCACGCGCATTTTGATTCGCGTCGTATTGTACAGGCGGCCGGCGTGGCTCTCGCCTTCGAGGTAACAGAAGATGCCGGCGTCGGTGAGGGCCTGACGGATGGCGTCGCCTTCGAGGAAGTCGTAGGGTTGGTAGACGGCGACGAGGACGGCGGAGGGCATTGATGCCAAGCGGGAATAGTTCAAGACCGCACGCAATATTCGCGCGAAGAAACTTTCCAAATGCCGGTCGTGGAGGACGCCGCACTGGCCCAATGCGCAGACACCTGAACTCAAGAACTCCTCGAAGCCTAAATGAGGCCTTCCAGAATCGTCGGCTCCTCTTCTTTCCTCAAGGATTGGCGTACTGCACGCGCCTCGGCGAACAGCTCCTGAAACACCGCATTAAGTCCTTTTAATAATCTGTCGCGGATCTCTGGAATCTTAACCAATGCCTCTGTGGAGAAGACATCTGAATACCTGCCCTTCTCAATATTGCCCCACTGTGCCAACGCCTGGCTTCGTACGTCGTCGAGAATCTTGTCGTCAAGATCGACAAGTGTCTGTGTCGCTTGGAGCAGACTTCTGGCCTTTCGTGCAGGTGGTACCCTTGCCCCGAGGATGATTCCATTTCCATACCACTTACGCGACTGCCTATCCTGACTAAACCCGATGCCGTCGATTATATGCGGAGCCATTTCAGTGGTACATGTGGGGCAGACGCTATCTAGCTGGCCCTCGTTTATGCCTAAAAAGCTACATATTGCGGGGACCAAATAGTGGCGCCCAAACCGATACTTGTCTATCTCACTCAGGAATTCGAGCTCTTGCCCCCATCGGTCATCCGCACGCTTTTCCGCCAGGCGGGCGTAGAATTTTTGAGCCCATGGGCCGGGTCGCTTCTGGACATATGCCGCCGCGTAGTACTCCTGAACACTCTTATGAATGAATCGATGCTCGTCGCCGTCGCGGATAATTAGGCACGTGATCTTAACCATGTCGTTCACATACGATTGCGCGCTCCCTGCAAGCTCACAGTTGCATAAGGCTCGCGCTGCGAGCTCGTTAATGGCGTCATATGAAAAAGACTGCTCGTTACAGCCTTTTGCGATGAAGCAGAGTGCCTCAAATACTCGCCGGTACTCGCTATCATCAAATGGACATGTGCGGCTTCGCGTAAACCCGGGTTTTGTACCATCGTGCCGTTGGAGCAGTGTCTGGAACAGGGAGTCGTAAAAGTCGGCCATTCTTGTAGGGAGATTCTGATACGACTTGTATGACCACACTAAATAGCTCCTCTTGAAAGGGAAACTGGCTTGCCCCCAGGATACCGGGTGTTGAAGAGAAACCGGTTACCCTGGAGGCGGAGCCATGGATGGCAGTCTCGCGTTGGGGCCGGCCGAACGCAAGCGGCTGATGGCGATGTTTCGGAAACATCCCGATCCGGAGGTTCGGCGGCGGGCCCAGATGGTGTTGTGGTTGGGGGATGGATGGACGTGGTCGCAGGTTGCGGCGGGTCAGTATTGCAGCAGTCGGACGATCGATCGCTGGAAGAAACGGTTCGAGGCCGGCGGAGTGGAGGCGTTGCTGGGTGAGCGACGCGGACGCGGCTCGATCTTTCCAGGGTGGATCGTGGCGATGGTGGTGAACTGGGTGACGAATTACTGCCCGACCGACTTCGGATTCTTGCGCAGTCGGTGGACGTGTGAATGCCTGGCGGTGTTGCTGTTGAACGTAGCGTCGATCCGGGTGGGCCGGGAGACGGTGCGGCGTTGGTTGCATCAAGAGAACCTGGTGTGGCGTCGTCCTCGGCCGGTGCTCAAACCCAAGGACCCACGCCGTGCGGCGATTCTGCGGGAACTGCGGCTTTTGCTGCGGAATCTGCCGCCGGACGAAATCGCGGTGTTCCAGGACGAGGTGGACATCAACACCAATCCGAAGATCGGGAGCATGTGGATGCGACGAGGTCAACAGTCCGAGTTGGAGACGCCGGGGACGAATCAGAAGCGGTATCTGGCCGGTTCGCTCAACTGGCGGACGGGGGATCTGATCGTGACCGAGGGGCTCAAGGGCGAAGGCCGCAACTCGGTGCTGTTCCTTCGTCATCTGGGAGACCTCCGCACACGGTTGCGGCGTTACCGACGGATTCACGTGATCTGCGACAACGCGATCTTCCACGACTGCCGTCTCGTCCGGGAATACCTGGCCGAGCACGACAACCGGATCGTGATTCACTTCCTGCCCAAATACGCGCCGGACTTGAATCCCATCGAGCGGATCTGGTGGCATCTGCATGAGGAGATTACTCGCAATCACCGCTGCCAAACGATGGATGAGTTGTTGGACTTGGTCTTCGAGTGGCTCGAACACCGCCGCCCCTTCGAGGTCGAACGAGATGCGTACATCCGATCCAAGGCCGCGTAGTCCACTTTCCCTATCGGGAGGAGCTATTTAGCAGGGTGACCATTAAGGGTGTGCAAAGTAGCTCTTTCAAATGCCGCGCGCGGCTTTCGATGTGTTTTATGAGCGTGTCCGCCCACTTCTCTCCCTCAGATAGTTTGTGTATGACAGTCTTGTATTCACTCCCCTTGAGATTCGAGAGTCTAACGACTGTAAAGTGGCTTGACATTTCGATGTGGTTATTCGGACGGGATGTGACGATGATTCTGAGTCGCTCGTGATCTTGAGCAAGGTCTTCGATATCGGTTAGCACGGAGTTCTTGAGTTTGTCTGGAACCTCGTCAAAGGCATCGAGTAGGAGTAGCAACCTTCCAGAATTAGCGAGGATATCGAAGAGTGCGTCGTCGAGATCGAGCTTTAGTGTCTTAAGGGCGGCAAATATTCGTTCTCGCAGATTGTGGCTTTCACCGATTCGCCGGAGTTCAAGAAAAAGTGGAATGTACTGCCCCAATGCGAGTTCATTGCAACAAAGGTATCGTAAGAGAATGGATTTTCCTTGGCCGGCAATACCCTGAATAAGAAAGTTCTCCTTTGGACCCAGGTCGGCGAGCGAGTGAACTTTGGTACGTTTTTGGCCTATCTCGACATGGGAATCGCAGTAGAATTCGTTCAGGTCAACTGCTTTATCGAGTTGCCAGATCGTTTTGACTTTTCTTATTTTTGCAATATTTGAATAGAGCTTGTCGATCTTGGAATCCGTATTCCATTGCTTGATCTTTGTTCCGGCGTTCTTCGATATGGCCGCGTAGACTTCGCCGACCACTTTCTTGAAAAGTACTTTCCCGGCGGCGATTGTGGTAGCTTCAGCAAGTGCCATGGCGGTATCTCCTCGGCAGACGGCGACCCGTGCACTAGGGCGTTCTGATTGTGGGGCGAGCATTGTGCACGACTGGCCTGCAGAGAGCAGTGTACACTTCAAGGGGATCTTCGCTAGTGCGAGGGACCGCCGTCCGCATGGCCCAGAACAGGGCGTTTGTGGCGGTTCATGATGTCTTGGATCATGCGCCACTTCGATGTCGGGGAGGTGGGGGGCCGCTACCGGTGGCGGGGTCCACCCGGGGGGACTGGACAACGGCTTTTGTCGCGCAGGCCTTCGGCCTGTTCGAGCAAGGCGGGGTCTTGGCCTACGGGCGATTATCGTTGGCGCTAGGTGCAAACAGGCGCTGGGGACGGGGGCTTTCCCGGAGGTATCAACGCCGAGGGGCGTCCGCGCTGGCTGAAGTCTGCAGCTCGCCCGGAAGGGTTGTTCAGCGCTTCGATCGGGCGTCATGGTATAGGCATGCGAACCGCGTGTCTTGCGACGCGCGAACCGCAATGCCCCACGAAACTACGAGTCTGAAGCGGCGGGCGTCGCTCGCCCGGCCGGGTGCTCCACACAACAGCCGACAAGACCGTACGCAAATCAGCGGTTCGGCATTGGAAATCAGTTGGCGGCGCAGTTATATTTATATTGCAGAATGGTTTGTATCGCCAACTAGACAGAGGAGTCGAGCCATGAACGACGTTTACGACGTTTCCAGGGTCGAAAAACGCGTGTTTCACGCCTACTGGCAGGACGGCCTGCTCGACATCCTGGCCGGCGTCTCTGTCATGGCCATCGGCCTGGGCTGGCTGCTCGGCGTGCTGGTGGCCGGCATGGGCGTGCCGATCGTCGCCATTTTCGTGTGGGGCGTCCTCCGCCGCCGGGTTACCGAGCCGCGCCTAGGACGTGTCACTTTCTCCGACTGGCGCAACCGCGAAATGAAACTCGGCATGATTGCCATCGTATCGCTCGGCATCGTGCTCTTCGGTTTCGTGGGCACGCGGATCGCACGTGGCGGTCCGCCGACGCCACTCGCCCAGTGGTTCGCACCGGCCATACCGGCTTTCCTGTTGGTGCTACTCTGTCTTTCTTGCGCCGAAGCGCTGCGGCTCGGTCGCTTCGTCATCCATGCGCTCGCCTTCGCCACGTCCGGACTGATCGCAGCCGCCGTCGGTATCGAACCGGGCTGGTCGCTCATTCTGGCGGGTGCGTTTGTCGCCTGCTGGGGCGTGTACATGCTCAAGCGTTTTCTGCGTTCCTTCCCGCCGCTTCCTGCCGAACCGCTCGGTGACGCGTCATGAGAGCAACCCAGATCAACGCCAAAGACATCGCGGCGCTCGACAAGGTGCTTCACGAGCCCGGGCGCCTGGGAGTCGTCGCATGCCTTTATGTCGTGAAGGACGCGGACTTCGTCTTCTTGCAGAGTCAAACGGACATGACCGTCGGCAATCTCTCATCGCACTTGAAGCGACTGGAACAGGCCGGCTACGTGGCGGTGAAGAAGGAGTTCGTGGATGCCAAGCCGCGTACGGTCCTCTCGCTCACGAAATCGGGGCGGACCGCGTTCGATCGGTATATCGAAACGCTCAAGGTCATGTTGAGGGCCATCGGCTGATGCGTCGCAAGCTTCTCCAGGGATGAACATGCCCGTGGTTCACAAATACTCGACGCTGGAGACTCTGGGCGGACTGATCGAACGCCCCGGCGGAGCTTGAATCTGGGGAATTACCCTACGTCGAATGGCCGTTGTCGTCGGGTTCGACGACGGGGCGTTTTCGGCGTTTGGTGGTTCGCTTGGCCTTGGCCTTGGTGAAGGGGATGGTGAGCCGGTACGAACCGTCTTCCAGTTCGCTTTCGATGGCGAAGCCGGTCTTGTGGAAGACGCGGAGCATGGCGTGGTTTTCCATGAGGACGTCGGCCGTGAAGCCGGCGATGCCGTGGGCGCGGGCCGTTTCCGCCAGGGTGCTGATGAGGTGCGTGCCCACGCCGAGGTGCTGCCAGTCGTCGCGGACGAGGAAAGCGGCGTCGGCGAAGTTGGTTCGGGGGTCCTTGGAGTAGTGGGCGATGCCGATGAGTTCGGCCTGTTCGCCGGCGTCGGTCATGGCGACGAGGGCCATGTCGGCGTCGTAGTCGACGCGGAGGAATTCCTGGAGGCGTTCGTGGGGCAGGGACTTGATCATGCGGAAGAATCGGTAGTGCACCGACTCCGGCGAGAGTTTGTAGAACATCTCCCGCAGTCCGCCTTCGTCAGTGAGTTTGAGTGGGCGAATGAAAAGCCGCCGCTTGTCCTTGAGCGGAACCCACTTCTCCAGGTCTTCGGGATAGACCGGAGTGCTGACGGGCAGCTCGATCTGATCGGAATAGACCAGGTGGCGAGCCTTGGCCTCGGAAATCAGCCAGGGGCGGAACTTGGGATGGGCGATCTGGATGAGGGCCATGGCCCGTTCGCGGATGCTCTTGCCGTGGAGGTAGGCCGCGCCGTACTCGGTGACGATGTAGTGCACGTCGCCGCGGCTGGTGACGACGCCCGCGCCTTGTTTGAGGTAGGGGACGACGCGGGAGAAGGTTTCGTGGTCGGCCGTGGAGGGCAGGGCGATGATGGGCTTACCGCCGCGGGAGCGTGACGCGCCGCGGACGAAGTCCACCTGTCCGCCGATGCCGCTGTAGAACATGGTGCCGAGGGAGTCGGCGCAGACCTGGCCGGTGAGGTCGACCTCGATGGCGGAGTTGATGGAGATCATCTTGTCGTTGCGGGCGATGTTGAAGGGATCGTTGGTGTATTCCGTGGGGTGGAACTCGACGAGGGGGTTGTTGTCCACGAAGTCGTAGAGCTTGCGTGAGCCCATGATGAAGCTGGCGACGATCTTCCCGCGGTGGAAGGTTTTCTCGGCGTTGGTGATCACGCCGGACTCGACGAGGGGAATGATGCCGTCGCTGAACATCTCGGTATGGACGCCGAGGTTCTTGAAATCGTGCAGGTAGTGGAGCACGGCGTCCGGAATGGTGCCGATGCCGAGCTGGAGGGTGGCGCCGTCCTCGACCAGATTGGCGATGTGGCGGGCGATGCGCCGGGAGAGTTCGTCGGGTTCGCCCTGGACGGCCTCGAGCACGGGGCGGTCGCTGGGGACGAGGAGGTCGATGTCGCGTACGTGGATGAAGCAGTCGCCGAGGGCGCGGGGCATCTGGGCGTTGATCTCGGCGACGACGAAGTTGGCG from Phycisphaerae bacterium harbors:
- a CDS encoding DUF2007 domain-containing protein, with the protein product MASMPSAVLVAVYQPYDFLEGDAIRQALTDAGIFCYLEGESHAGRLYNTTRIKMRVLVRATDAQRAREIIDQGRWPRYT
- a CDS encoding IS630 family transposase yields the protein MDGSLALGPAERKRLMAMFRKHPDPEVRRRAQMVLWLGDGWTWSQVAAGQYCSSRTIDRWKKRFEAGGVEALLGERRGRGSIFPGWIVAMVVNWVTNYCPTDFGFLRSRWTCECLAVLLLNVASIRVGRETVRRWLHQENLVWRRPRPVLKPKDPRRAAILRELRLLLRNLPPDEIAVFQDEVDINTNPKIGSMWMRRGQQSELETPGTNQKRYLAGSLNWRTGDLIVTEGLKGEGRNSVLFLRHLGDLRTRLRRYRRIHVICDNAIFHDCRLVREYLAEHDNRIVIHFLPKYAPDLNPIERIWWHLHEEITRNHRCQTMDELLDLVFEWLEHRRPFEVERDAYIRSKAA
- a CDS encoding NACHT domain-containing protein, whose amino-acid sequence is MALAEATTIAAGKVLFKKVVGEVYAAISKNAGTKIKQWNTDSKIDKLYSNIAKIRKVKTIWQLDKAVDLNEFYCDSHVEIGQKRTKVHSLADLGPKENFLIQGIAGQGKSILLRYLCCNELALGQYIPLFLELRRIGESHNLRERIFAALKTLKLDLDDALFDILANSGRLLLLLDAFDEVPDKLKNSVLTDIEDLAQDHERLRIIVTSRPNNHIEMSSHFTVVRLSNLKGSEYKTVIHKLSEGEKWADTLIKHIESRARHLKELLCTPLMVTLLNSSSR
- a CDS encoding transcriptional regulator; translated protein: MRATQINAKDIAALDKVLHEPGRLGVVACLYVVKDADFVFLQSQTDMTVGNLSSHLKRLEQAGYVAVKKEFVDAKPRTVLSLTKSGRTAFDRYIETLKVMLRAIG
- a CDS encoding GNAT family N-acetyltransferase, which gives rise to MISAPTLEWPTRYQEKVVTPEQAAAVVRHGQRVFIGSGAGEPQTLVEALAHREDLADTEIVHILTLGVATYAEPRFGSRFRHNAYFIGPNVRRAVAEGRADYTPIFLSEIPALFRSGRVVIDVAFIAVSPPDAHGYCSYGVSTDIVKAAAESANFVVAEINAQMPRALGDCFIHVRDIDLLVPSDRPVLEAVQGEPDELSRRIARHIANLVEDGATLQLGIGTIPDAVLHYLHDFKNLGVHTEMFSDGIIPLVESGVITNAEKTFHRGKIVASFIMGSRKLYDFVDNNPLVEFHPTEYTNDPFNIARNDKMISINSAIEVDLTGQVCADSLGTMFYSGIGGQVDFVRGASRSRGGKPIIALPSTADHETFSRVVPYLKQGAGVVTSRGDVHYIVTEYGAAYLHGKSIRERAMALIQIAHPKFRPWLISEAKARHLVYSDQIELPVSTPVYPEDLEKWVPLKDKRRLFIRPLKLTDEGGLREMFYKLSPESVHYRFFRMIKSLPHERLQEFLRVDYDADMALVAMTDAGEQAELIGIAHYSKDPRTNFADAAFLVRDDWQHLGVGTHLISTLAETARAHGIAGFTADVLMENHAMLRVFHKTGFAIESELEDGSYRLTIPFTKAKAKRTTKRRKRPVVEPDDNGHST